Proteins encoded together in one bacterium window:
- a CDS encoding type III pantothenate kinase, with protein sequence MSWRLYVDIGNAAVKYGARQDGEWVSVDAIEHALGHDMAGDPPLEPDEEDELPVSGPEEIIEVLDEYLSQDGLDLKDCSGLGVSSTCDAAGDLIRLLGRLAPCPLKLVGKHLKPGLKTEYRKPTEIGADRWANVVGAVKLHGAPVVVIDAGTCLTSEVVNADGVFVGGAIALGMLPLSAGVMAVSQRLVTAMLRGLPEDPPLVGRSTTEALHAGLALQVAAAADRFIEEGLAVVGEAPVLITGGSAELCLALMHRPAIHVPLLTLEGIRLMDHYD encoded by the coding sequence ATGAGTTGGCGCCTCTACGTGGATATCGGCAATGCCGCCGTCAAGTACGGCGCCCGGCAGGACGGCGAGTGGGTGAGTGTGGACGCCATTGAGCACGCACTGGGCCACGACATGGCGGGCGATCCGCCGCTGGAGCCGGATGAAGAGGACGAGCTGCCGGTGTCCGGGCCCGAGGAGATCATTGAGGTCCTGGACGAGTACCTGAGCCAGGACGGCCTGGACCTCAAGGACTGCAGCGGCCTCGGCGTCTCCTCCACCTGTGACGCGGCGGGGGACCTCATCCGGCTCCTGGGCCGCCTGGCCCCGTGCCCGCTCAAGCTGGTGGGCAAGCACCTGAAGCCGGGCCTGAAGACGGAGTACCGCAAGCCGACGGAGATCGGCGCCGACCGCTGGGCGAATGTCGTCGGTGCGGTGAAGCTGCACGGCGCGCCGGTCGTCGTCATTGATGCGGGCACGTGTCTGACGAGCGAGGTCGTGAACGCCGACGGGGTGTTCGTCGGCGGCGCCATCGCGCTGGGCATGTTGCCGCTGTCAGCAGGCGTGATGGCCGTCTCCCAGCGGCTCGTCACCGCCATGCTGCGCGGTCTGCCCGAGGATCCGCCGCTCGTGGGTCGCTCGACCACCGAGGCCCTCCACGCGGGCCTGGCGTTGCAGGTGGCCGCTGCCGCCGACCGCTTCATCGAGGAGGGGCTGGCGGTCGTCGGGGAGGCGCCGGTGCTCATCACCGGCGGCAGTGCGGAGCTATGCCTGGCCCTGATGCACCGGCCCGCGATCCACGTGCCGCTGCTGACCCTCGAGGGCATTCGCCTCATGGACCACTACGACTGA
- the surE gene encoding 5'/3'-nucleotidase SurE has translation MRVLVTNDDGVFAEGLRVLVGELAQVAEVLVIAPERQQSATGHAITLHKPLRLEPVHLEHTIGAYASNGTPADCVILASLSDLPQPDMVISGINAGANLGEEVLYSGTVSAAMEGALQEIPSVAVSVCSYDNVLYEGAARFVRRLVTAVQDEWPLPPDTFFNINIPNVPPAALKPALLTRLGRRKYSNVLSKHTDPRGRPYYWFSGSPLESDAAEGTDIQAVQDGHISMTPVHFDLTGDLGHDQLPGLMERLAGA, from the coding sequence ATGAGAGTTCTCGTCACCAATGACGATGGCGTGTTTGCCGAGGGGCTGCGGGTGCTCGTGGGCGAGCTGGCGCAGGTCGCCGAGGTGCTCGTAATCGCCCCGGAGCGGCAGCAGAGCGCCACCGGCCATGCCATCACGCTGCATAAGCCGCTGCGGCTGGAGCCGGTGCACCTGGAGCACACCATCGGCGCCTATGCCAGCAACGGCACCCCGGCCGACTGCGTCATCCTCGCCAGCCTGAGCGATCTGCCCCAGCCCGACATGGTCATCTCGGGGATCAACGCCGGTGCGAACCTGGGCGAGGAGGTGCTCTACTCGGGCACGGTCTCGGCGGCCATGGAGGGCGCGCTGCAGGAGATCCCCAGCGTCGCCGTCTCGGTCTGCTCGTATGACAACGTGCTCTATGAGGGCGCGGCGCGCTTTGTGCGGAGGCTGGTCACGGCCGTGCAGGACGAGTGGCCGCTGCCGCCGGACACCTTCTTCAACATCAACATCCCCAATGTGCCGCCCGCCGCACTGAAGCCCGCGCTACTAACGCGGCTGGGCCGCCGCAAGTACAGCAACGTGCTCAGCAAGCACACAGACCCGCGCGGGCGCCCCTACTACTGGTTCAGCGGCTCGCCGCTGGAGTCCGACGCCGCCGAGGGCACGGACATCCAGGCCGTCCAGGACGGCCACATCTCCATGACCCCGGTGCACTTCGACCTGACGGGGGACCTGGGGCACGACCAGTTGCCGGGCCTGATGGAGCGGCTGGCGGGCGCGTAG
- a CDS encoding NDP-sugar synthase, producing the protein MASATIEQAVLLVGGLGTRLRPLTYQLPKALMPVANLPLIAYEIVPLAQAGVKQIILAMGYRAELLQSHLGDGSAWGVELVYVEEPELLGTAGALGNVRKHISGPFFACNGDMIYDVDLRAFAADHLRREALITFCLRRTDDIAHFGLIQWDDAGRVTAFKEKVPLDETGRNTVNSGFYLMSPEVLDHIPSGQVYSSEHDLFPDLLSQGRALYAHVPAQDGYWADVGRVDTYLQASRDVIAGKLSWLRPAVKSPVPATVTLAGPVDIAADVTLGEGVCLGGETALGAGVVVEAGAVVTESVVWPGSRIGPQARVHGSIIAGATVPEGAEVTNEVIVP; encoded by the coding sequence ATGGCTTCCGCTACCATCGAACAGGCCGTCCTGCTGGTAGGGGGGCTGGGCACGCGGCTGCGGCCGCTCACGTACCAGCTCCCCAAGGCGCTCATGCCGGTGGCCAACCTGCCCCTGATCGCCTACGAGATCGTGCCCCTGGCGCAGGCCGGCGTGAAGCAGATCATCCTGGCCATGGGCTACCGGGCCGAGCTGCTACAGTCCCACCTGGGCGATGGCAGCGCGTGGGGCGTCGAGCTGGTCTATGTGGAGGAGCCCGAGCTGCTGGGCACCGCCGGGGCGCTCGGTAACGTCCGGAAGCACATCAGCGGGCCGTTCTTCGCCTGCAATGGCGACATGATCTACGATGTGGACCTGCGGGCCTTCGCCGCCGATCACCTGCGGCGCGAGGCGCTCATCACCTTCTGCCTCCGGCGGACCGACGACATCGCCCACTTCGGGCTCATCCAGTGGGACGATGCGGGGCGGGTCACTGCCTTCAAGGAGAAGGTGCCGCTTGACGAGACGGGCCGCAACACGGTGAACTCCGGCTTCTACCTGATGTCGCCGGAGGTGCTGGACCACATCCCGTCGGGGCAGGTGTACTCCAGCGAGCACGACCTGTTCCCGGATCTGCTGAGCCAGGGCCGGGCGCTGTACGCCCATGTGCCCGCGCAGGACGGCTACTGGGCCGATGTCGGGCGGGTGGACACCTATCTGCAGGCCAGCCGGGATGTCATCGCCGGCAAGCTGAGCTGGCTCCGCCCGGCGGTCAAGAGCCCCGTCCCGGCGACGGTGACGCTGGCCGGGCCGGTGGACATCGCCGCCGACGTGACCCTCGGGGAGGGTGTGTGCCTCGGCGGGGAGACGGCGCTGGGCGCGGGGGTGGTGGTCGAGGCGGGGGCGGTCGTGACCGAGAGCGTCGTCTGGCCGGGCAGCCGCATCGGCCCCCAGGCGCGCGTGCATGGCAGCATCATAGCCGGGGCCACGGTGCCGGAGGGCGCCGAGGTGACAAACGAGGTGATCGTGCCGTGA
- a CDS encoding metallophosphoesterase, whose protein sequence is MSLCLIHTADLHGRLRAGQAQRLRDLKRERGALLVDAGDALLAPNLFALPWPERTVRLMNEAGYDALCVGNREYALTARALAAKLAGFRFPVLSTNLLPRRGPLPFLQRWTILQTGAGPRVGLFGLSQPIIEPGSCWERLAAARYMPPLQVVSEAVGALREQVDVLVALTHFGHRPEAELAATYPEIDLILAGHWHAPAPTLERVGPVTVSRTFPHARGAAILTRDGDQWRQEPVEL, encoded by the coding sequence ATGTCCCTGTGCCTGATCCACACGGCGGACCTGCATGGCCGCCTGCGAGCCGGTCAGGCGCAGCGGCTGCGCGACCTCAAGCGCGAGCGCGGCGCGCTGCTCGTGGATGCGGGCGACGCCCTCCTGGCCCCCAATCTCTTCGCCCTGCCCTGGCCCGAGCGCACTGTCCGCCTGATGAACGAGGCGGGCTATGATGCCCTGTGCGTGGGCAACCGCGAGTATGCCCTCACGGCCCGCGCCCTGGCGGCCAAGCTGGCCGGCTTCCGCTTCCCCGTCCTCTCGACGAACCTGCTCCCCCGGCGCGGCCCCTTGCCCTTCCTGCAGCGCTGGACGATCCTGCAGACAGGGGCCGGCCCTCGGGTCGGTCTGTTCGGGTTGAGCCAGCCGATCATCGAGCCGGGGAGCTGCTGGGAGCGTCTGGCGGCGGCTCGCTATATGCCGCCGCTGCAGGTGGTGTCCGAAGCCGTCGGGGCCCTGCGGGAGCAAGTGGATGTGCTGGTGGCGCTGACGCATTTCGGACACCGGCCCGAGGCTGAACTGGCCGCCACCTACCCGGAGATTGACCTGATCCTCGCCGGGCACTGGCACGCCCCCGCGCCCACGTTGGAGCGTGTCGGCCCCGTGACCGTCAGCCGCACCTTCCCCCACGCTCGCGGAGCGGCTATACTGACGCGAGACGGAGACCAGTGGCGACAGGAGCCAGTTGAGTTATGA
- the dusB gene encoding tRNA dihydrouridine synthase DusB yields MQIGHVQIDPPLVLGPMAGYTTLAFRVLCHRAGAGLVTSEMISAKALQYGSTKTPPLMQTSPHEHPVALQIFGGEPECMADAARLCVDFGADLVDLNMGCTVPKVRKAQAGVSLMADPDRAVAVAAAVVQAVPVPVTVKYRAGMAAGDESYLELGRRLQDVGVAALTLHARPASGHFRGQADWTCIARLVEQVAIPVIGNGDVTTAPQVAERRRQTGCAGVMIARGALGRPWLFSQAAEALAGREVSPDPAPADRLAVALCHAQMLALDQDEAQAAHQMRGQIGFYARGVPHAALLRQRCQQVRSLGQFREVVLEHIAEHLP; encoded by the coding sequence ATGCAGATCGGTCACGTTCAGATTGACCCGCCGCTGGTGCTCGGACCGATGGCGGGTTATACTACGCTTGCTTTCCGGGTGCTGTGCCACCGGGCCGGGGCCGGGCTGGTCACCAGCGAAATGATCTCGGCCAAGGCCCTCCAGTACGGCAGCACCAAGACGCCGCCGCTGATGCAGACCAGCCCGCACGAACACCCCGTGGCCCTGCAGATCTTCGGCGGCGAGCCGGAGTGCATGGCGGACGCGGCGCGCCTGTGCGTGGACTTCGGCGCCGACCTGGTGGACCTGAACATGGGGTGCACCGTGCCGAAGGTCCGCAAGGCGCAGGCCGGTGTCAGCCTCATGGCCGACCCGGACCGCGCTGTGGCGGTGGCCGCCGCAGTCGTGCAGGCCGTGCCGGTGCCGGTGACCGTGAAGTACCGGGCAGGCATGGCGGCCGGGGATGAGAGTTATCTGGAGCTGGGGCGGCGGCTGCAGGATGTCGGCGTCGCCGCGCTGACGCTCCACGCGCGCCCGGCCAGCGGGCACTTTCGCGGGCAGGCCGACTGGACGTGCATCGCGCGCCTGGTCGAGCAGGTCGCGATTCCGGTCATCGGCAACGGCGATGTGACCACAGCGCCGCAGGTGGCGGAGCGGCGGCGGCAGACCGGCTGCGCCGGGGTGATGATCGCGCGCGGGGCGCTGGGACGGCCCTGGCTGTTCAGCCAGGCCGCCGAGGCGCTGGCCGGGCGCGAGGTCTCGCCCGATCCCGCACCGGCAGACCGCCTGGCGGTGGCCTTGTGTCACGCCCAGATGCTGGCCCTGGATCAGGACGAGGCCCAGGCCGCCCACCAGATGCGCGGCCAGATCGGCTTCTACGCCCGGGGCGTGCCCCATGCCGCCTTGCTGCGGCAACGCTGCCAACAGGTGCGCTCGCTGGGGCAGTTCCGGGAGGTCGTGCTGGAACACATTGCCGAGCACTTGCCGTAG
- a CDS encoding decaprenyl-phosphate phosphoribosyltransferase, with amino-acid sequence MRVLADLIVALRPRQWTKNLLVFAALLFAQKAADPTAVIEAVEAFLVFCLLAGGVYIINDALDVEQDRLDPIKRNRPLASGRLSLPCAVSFAVVLVVLGLVGAYLAAGTLLLKVALAYVGINLLYSGFLKHVVIIDVFAVASGFVLRAVAGAAAIHAVISPWLIICTLLLALFLALAKRRGELMTLGEEASNHRASLAEYSPELLDQMISVMTASTLMSYALYTISDRTVALVGSTNLLYTVPFVIYGIFRYLYLVHQKGLGGHPDRALLRDWPLMINVLLYAATVGIIIYLR; translated from the coding sequence ATGCGCGTGCTGGCTGACCTCATCGTGGCGTTGCGGCCGCGCCAGTGGACCAAGAACCTCCTGGTCTTCGCCGCGCTGCTGTTCGCCCAGAAGGCCGCCGACCCAACGGCGGTCATCGAGGCCGTCGAGGCGTTCCTGGTGTTCTGCCTGCTCGCCGGCGGCGTCTACATCATCAACGACGCGCTGGACGTCGAGCAGGACCGTCTCGACCCCATCAAGCGCAACCGTCCGCTGGCCAGCGGACGGTTGAGCCTCCCCTGCGCCGTGAGCTTCGCCGTCGTGCTGGTGGTCCTGGGCCTGGTCGGGGCCTACCTGGCGGCGGGCACGCTGCTGCTCAAGGTCGCGTTGGCCTATGTCGGCATCAACCTGCTGTACAGCGGCTTCCTGAAGCATGTCGTCATCATTGACGTGTTCGCGGTGGCGTCGGGGTTCGTGTTGCGGGCGGTGGCGGGCGCGGCGGCCATCCATGCCGTGATCTCCCCCTGGCTCATCATCTGCACCCTCTTGCTGGCGCTGTTCCTGGCGCTGGCCAAGCGGCGCGGCGAGCTGATGACTCTGGGCGAGGAGGCCAGCAACCACCGCGCCAGCCTGGCGGAGTATTCGCCCGAGCTGCTCGACCAGATGATCTCGGTCATGACCGCCTCGACGCTCATGTCGTACGCGCTGTACACGATCTCCGACCGCACCGTCGCGCTGGTGGGCAGCACCAACCTGCTGTACACGGTCCCCTTCGTCATCTACGGCATCTTCCGCTACCTGTACCTGGTGCACCAGAAGGGCCTCGGCGGCCACCCGGACCGCGCCCTGCTGCGCGACTGGCCGCTGATGATCAACGTGCTGCTGTATGCGGCGACGGTCGGGATCATCATCTATCTGCGCTAG
- the lysS gene encoding lysine--tRNA ligase yields MSTDNEQVILRREKLLALQAAGQDPFGVHRYERSHCAASIVAEVERIEAAAGEEPANWEQAEFPVQIAGRLMAIRRQGKSIWADLHDLSGKIQVWAKPDVLAGFEQFGELDLGDIIGLTGRAFRTRRGEPTVRIESWTLLSKALRPLPDKWHGLQDVETRYRQRYLDLMVNTEARDLFVKRSRAISALRQHLDSQGFLEVETPVMQPIYGGAAAKPFVTHHNALDMKLYLRIAPELYLKRLLVGGFEKVYEIGRLFRNEGVDTRHNPEFTTIETYTAYADFEDVMRQAEGMVCALAQAANGSLQFTYRGHEIDLTPPWRRLSLLGSVQEATGVDFACLSDDAAARAACAHLELEDIEKENLAGLLDKAFEKFVQPDLIQPTFVTEYPVIISPLAKRLRPDSELTARFEIFMGGEEVGNAFSELNDPLDQRRRFEGQVAMRAQGDQEAHPLDEDYLRAMEYGMPPAGGLGIGIDRLIMLLCDRQSLREVILFPHMRPEASEA; encoded by the coding sequence ATGTCCACCGACAACGAACAAGTCATCCTCCGCCGCGAGAAGCTCCTGGCCCTGCAGGCCGCCGGGCAGGATCCCTTCGGCGTCCATCGCTATGAGCGCAGCCACTGCGCCGCCTCCATCGTGGCCGAGGTCGAGCGGATCGAGGCCGCTGCGGGCGAGGAGCCGGCCAACTGGGAGCAGGCGGAGTTCCCCGTCCAGATCGCCGGCCGGCTCATGGCCATCCGGCGCCAGGGCAAGTCCATCTGGGCTGACCTGCACGACCTGTCGGGCAAGATCCAGGTGTGGGCCAAGCCCGATGTGCTCGCCGGCTTCGAGCAGTTCGGCGAGCTGGACCTGGGCGACATCATCGGCCTGACGGGGCGGGCCTTCCGCACGCGGCGGGGCGAGCCCACCGTCCGCATCGAGAGCTGGACGCTGCTGTCCAAGGCCCTGCGCCCGCTGCCGGACAAGTGGCACGGCCTGCAGGACGTCGAGACCCGCTACCGGCAGCGCTACTTGGACCTGATGGTCAACACCGAGGCGCGCGACCTGTTCGTCAAGCGCTCGCGGGCCATCAGCGCGCTGCGGCAGCACCTGGACAGCCAGGGCTTCCTCGAGGTCGAGACGCCGGTCATGCAGCCGATCTACGGCGGCGCGGCGGCCAAGCCGTTCGTGACCCACCACAACGCCCTGGACATGAAGCTGTACCTGCGCATCGCCCCGGAGTTGTACCTCAAGCGCCTGCTGGTGGGCGGCTTTGAGAAGGTCTATGAGATCGGCCGGTTGTTCCGTAATGAGGGGGTGGACACGCGGCACAACCCGGAGTTCACCACCATCGAGACGTACACGGCCTATGCCGACTTCGAGGATGTGATGCGCCAGGCCGAGGGCATGGTCTGCGCGCTGGCCCAGGCCGCCAATGGCTCCCTGCAGTTCACCTACCGGGGCCACGAGATAGACCTGACGCCGCCGTGGCGGCGGCTGTCGCTGCTGGGCAGCGTGCAGGAAGCCACCGGCGTGGACTTCGCCTGCCTGTCGGACGATGCCGCGGCGCGCGCGGCGTGCGCGCACCTGGAGCTGGAAGACATCGAGAAGGAGAACCTGGCGGGGCTGCTGGACAAGGCCTTCGAGAAGTTCGTCCAGCCCGACCTGATCCAGCCGACCTTTGTGACCGAGTATCCGGTCATCATCTCGCCGCTGGCCAAGCGCCTGCGCCCCGACTCGGAGCTGACGGCGCGGTTTGAGATCTTCATGGGCGGCGAGGAAGTTGGCAACGCCTTCAGCGAGCTGAACGACCCGCTGGACCAGCGCCGGCGCTTCGAGGGGCAGGTGGCCATGCGGGCCCAGGGCGACCAGGAAGCCCACCCGCTAGACGAGGACTACCTGCGCGCCATGGAATACGGCATGCCGCCGGCGGGCGGGCTGGGCATCGGCATTGATCGGCTCATCATGCTGCTGTGCGATCGGCAGAGCCTGCGGGAAGTGATCCTGTTTCCGCACATGCGTCCGGAGGCAAGCGAGGCCTAG
- a CDS encoding shikimate dehydrogenase has protein sequence MTRFAFILHPLDVSDIARKYAFTRRLPTSWVEAALNVMSPQDCGRILGVRSPTGAETEGWFVGCPLTARQLLNGNPRRCTSKIVQACNVAADLGAEVVGLGAFTSVVGDKGFTIAERVKIGVTTGNSYTTATGLEGTLLAAERMGHDPKQSTAAILGATGSIGKIAAKLLAPQVGRLVLVGRKRETLEAVLADVNGAGNVAVETDLAAGLQEADMIVAVTSSIEAIVQPEHLKPGAVVCDIARPRDVSKRVADERDDVLVIEGGAVAVPGDVNIEFNFGFPPGMVYACMAETMLLALEGRTGDYSLGADLRQEQVEEMAALARKHGFKLGGFRSFERQLTDEDIDAIRQRAAARQTRR, from the coding sequence TTGACGCGATTTGCCTTCATCCTCCATCCGCTCGACGTGAGCGATATTGCCCGCAAGTATGCCTTCACGCGCCGCCTCCCCACATCGTGGGTGGAGGCGGCCCTCAACGTGATGTCGCCGCAGGACTGCGGCCGCATCCTGGGCGTGCGCTCTCCCACCGGCGCGGAGACGGAGGGCTGGTTCGTTGGTTGCCCGCTCACCGCTCGACAACTCCTCAACGGCAACCCGAGGCGCTGCACGAGCAAGATCGTACAGGCCTGCAACGTCGCCGCCGACCTGGGGGCGGAGGTCGTCGGCCTGGGGGCCTTCACCTCCGTTGTGGGCGACAAGGGCTTCACCATCGCCGAGCGGGTGAAGATCGGCGTCACGACCGGCAACAGCTACACGACGGCCACCGGCCTGGAGGGCACGCTGCTGGCGGCCGAGCGCATGGGCCACGACCCGAAGCAGTCCACCGCAGCGATCCTCGGCGCGACGGGCTCCATCGGCAAGATCGCGGCGAAGCTGCTGGCCCCGCAGGTGGGGCGGCTGGTGCTGGTGGGGCGCAAGCGCGAGACGCTGGAGGCGGTGCTGGCCGACGTGAACGGCGCGGGCAATGTCGCTGTCGAGACCGACCTGGCGGCCGGGCTCCAAGAGGCCGACATGATCGTGGCCGTCACGTCCTCAATTGAGGCGATCGTGCAGCCCGAGCACCTCAAGCCCGGGGCGGTGGTGTGCGACATCGCCCGCCCGCGCGACGTGTCCAAGCGCGTGGCCGACGAGCGCGACGATGTGCTGGTGATCGAGGGCGGGGCCGTGGCGGTGCCGGGCGATGTGAACATCGAGTTCAACTTCGGCTTCCCACCGGGCATGGTCTATGCCTGCATGGCTGAGACGATGCTGCTGGCGCTGGAGGGCCGCACGGGCGACTACTCCCTCGGAGCGGACCTCCGGCAGGAGCAAGTCGAGGAGATGGCTGCGCTGGCCCGCAAGCACGGCTTCAAGCTCGGCGGCTTCCGGTCCTTCGAGCGGCAACTCACTGACGAAGACATAGACGCGATCAGGCAGCGGGCAGCGGCTCGCCAGACACGTAGATAG
- a CDS encoding aminotransferase class V-fold PLP-dependent enzyme encodes MDPLLMIPGPTILPREVREALSQPSMYHRGEAFAELLEDCTVGLQRLFGSEQPALILTSSGTGAVEAVIVNALSPGDRVLAINGGKFGERMGQIAAAFGAEVDVLEVPPGQAANPDVVRERMSEGGYRALLFVLNETSTGVQQDAAALAEAAGHAGALSLADCVSAIAGMPIELDDAGLSAAAAGSQKALMLPPGLAFVCLSEGGWAAAEQARMPRFYTDLPRALASLRKGQTPYTPNVNMIVALQASLRLIESEGLAHFQERHRRLARACRAAARAAGLQLLAADDSASDLVTAIQSPPDMDSGTLVKALREKHNIVISGGQDALKGNIFRIGHLGAVQVSDLLRTWEAVGKELGELGHGCDVEAVLTELEDVYHGL; translated from the coding sequence ATGGACCCCCTCCTGATGATCCCGGGGCCGACGATACTGCCCCGTGAAGTGCGCGAGGCGCTGTCGCAGCCCAGCATGTACCATCGCGGTGAGGCCTTCGCGGAACTGCTGGAGGACTGCACCGTGGGCCTCCAGCGACTGTTCGGCTCGGAGCAGCCCGCGCTGATCCTGACCAGCTCGGGCACCGGCGCGGTCGAGGCCGTCATCGTCAACGCCCTGTCGCCCGGCGACCGTGTGCTGGCGATCAACGGGGGCAAGTTCGGCGAGCGCATGGGCCAGATCGCCGCGGCCTTCGGGGCCGAGGTGGACGTGCTGGAGGTCCCTCCGGGCCAGGCAGCGAATCCTGATGTGGTACGGGAGCGCATGAGCGAGGGCGGCTACCGAGCCCTGCTTTTCGTGCTCAATGAGACCTCGACCGGCGTGCAGCAGGATGCCGCGGCGCTGGCCGAGGCCGCCGGCCATGCCGGGGCCCTGTCCCTCGCCGACTGTGTCAGCGCCATCGCCGGCATGCCCATCGAGCTGGACGACGCGGGCCTGAGCGCCGCGGCGGCCGGCTCCCAGAAGGCCCTCATGCTCCCGCCCGGGCTGGCCTTCGTGTGCCTGAGCGAGGGGGGCTGGGCCGCCGCCGAACAGGCGCGCATGCCGCGCTTCTACACTGACCTGCCCAGGGCGCTGGCCTCGCTACGCAAGGGCCAGACGCCGTACACGCCCAATGTGAACATGATCGTGGCGCTGCAGGCCTCGCTGCGGCTGATCGAGAGCGAGGGCCTGGCCCACTTCCAGGAACGCCATCGCCGCCTGGCGCGGGCCTGTCGGGCCGCAGCCCGGGCGGCCGGGCTGCAGCTTCTTGCCGCCGATGACAGCGCCAGCGACCTCGTGACCGCGATCCAGTCGCCGCCGGACATGGATTCCGGGACGCTCGTCAAAGCCCTGCGCGAGAAGCACAACATCGTCATCTCCGGCGGGCAGGATGCCCTGAAGGGCAATATCTTCCGCATCGGGCACCTGGGCGCAGTGCAGGTCAGCGATCTGCTGCGCACCTGGGAGGCCGTGGGGAAGGAACTGGGCGAGTTGGGCCACGGCTGCGACGTGGAGGCGGTGCTGACGGAGCTGGAAGACGTGTATCACGGGCTGTAG
- the serA gene encoding phosphoglycerate dehydrogenase, translated as MPRILVCDNLAEEGLAILREAGEVEVRTGLSEAELVALVPGFEAIVVRSATKITAPAIEAATACRVIARAGVGVDNIDVPAATRRGLLVVNSPAGNILAAAEHAVALMLAAARCLPQANAALKGGVWDRKSFAGRQIQGKTLGLVGLGNVGAEVAKRGRGLGMTVLAYDPYVTEERAAAVGARLTDLPTLLGESDFVSLHATASAETEHLLGAEQLARLKPEAMLINTARGSLIDEAALVAALRAGQLAGAALDVFAEEPTDNRELVELPNVIATPHMGAMTQEAQVNVAIDAARQVADVLAGRPPRWPVNAPALPPEALQAVAPFLPLARALGQLARGLQQGPLRRVEVLSSADLAPEYLAYVGATALAQLLGGVADEPVNAINAPLLARERRIEVAQTRLDNDRGYTDVLELRVAADQPTTVAGALLERGHPRIIELDGYGLDLPPEDIALLIWRHAPSRPGFIGMVGTVLGEAGVNVSAIQVSHEAPGEVGLMALTVQSEVPLAALRQIAQLDGVTRTHTMVFTFDGGNA; from the coding sequence ATGCCACGCATACTGGTTTGTGACAATCTGGCCGAGGAGGGCCTGGCGATCCTGCGCGAGGCCGGCGAGGTCGAGGTCCGCACCGGGCTGTCCGAGGCGGAACTGGTGGCGCTCGTGCCCGGCTTCGAGGCGATCGTTGTCCGCAGCGCGACCAAGATCACCGCTCCGGCCATCGAGGCCGCGACCGCCTGCCGGGTGATCGCCCGCGCCGGGGTCGGTGTGGACAACATTGATGTCCCGGCGGCGACACGCCGGGGCCTGCTGGTGGTCAACTCGCCGGCGGGGAACATCCTGGCGGCGGCCGAGCACGCCGTGGCGTTGATGCTGGCGGCGGCGCGGTGTCTGCCCCAGGCCAACGCCGCGCTCAAGGGCGGCGTGTGGGACCGCAAGTCCTTCGCCGGGCGGCAGATTCAGGGCAAGACGCTCGGGCTGGTGGGCCTGGGGAACGTGGGGGCCGAGGTGGCCAAGCGCGGCCGGGGCCTGGGCATGACCGTCCTGGCCTACGACCCGTACGTGACCGAGGAGCGGGCGGCGGCGGTCGGCGCGCGGCTGACTGATCTGCCGACGCTGCTGGGGGAGAGCGACTTCGTCAGCCTCCATGCCACCGCCAGCGCCGAGACGGAGCATCTCCTCGGCGCCGAGCAGTTGGCCCGGCTCAAGCCCGAGGCCATGCTCATCAACACCGCCCGGGGCTCGCTCATAGACGAAGCGGCCCTGGTGGCGGCGCTGCGGGCAGGCCAACTGGCCGGCGCGGCGCTCGACGTGTTTGCCGAGGAGCCAACAGACAACCGCGAGCTCGTCGAGCTGCCCAACGTCATCGCCACCCCGCACATGGGGGCCATGACGCAGGAGGCGCAGGTGAACGTGGCGATAGACGCTGCGCGGCAGGTGGCCGATGTGCTGGCCGGGCGGCCGCCGCGCTGGCCGGTCAATGCGCCTGCCCTGCCGCCGGAGGCGCTGCAGGCCGTGGCGCCGTTCCTGCCGCTAGCGCGGGCGCTGGGGCAACTGGCGCGGGGCCTGCAGCAGGGACCGCTGCGGCGGGTCGAGGTGCTCAGTTCGGCCGACCTGGCGCCCGAGTACCTGGCGTATGTCGGCGCGACGGCCCTGGCCCAACTACTGGGCGGGGTGGCCGATGAGCCGGTCAACGCCATCAACGCGCCCCTGCTGGCCCGCGAGCGCCGCATCGAGGTGGCGCAGACGCGCCTGGACAACGACCGGGGCTACACGGACGTACTGGAGCTGCGCGTGGCGGCGGATCAGCCCACCACTGTGGCGGGTGCCCTCCTGGAGCGCGGTCACCCGCGCATCATCGAACTGGACGGCTACGGCCTGGACCTGCCGCCCGAGGACATCGCCCTGCTCATTTGGCGACACGCGCCGTCGCGGCCGGGCTTCATCGGCATGGTCGGGACCGTGCTGGGCGAGGCCGGGGTGAACGTCTCGGCCATCCAGGTGAGCCACGAGGCGCCCGGCGAGGTGGGCCTAATGGCCCTGACGGTGCAGAGCGAGGTGCCCCTGGCGGCCCTGCGGCAGATTGCGCAACTGGATGGCGTGACCCGGACGCACACGATGGTCTTCACGTTCGACGGGGGGAACGCATGA